A single genomic interval of Mangifera indica cultivar Alphonso chromosome 5, CATAS_Mindica_2.1, whole genome shotgun sequence harbors:
- the LOC123215520 gene encoding uncharacterized protein LOC123215520 isoform X2 — MSAPNPNLTHKSVAKSFTNSLKADNQLIDSLTSHISLYHSHSLSPNTNPNPHPRSSILKWFSSLTVHQRLAHLTIVDSKFTQLLIQMIGKVRTKGHGFFIILPDLPSRVPPYLPGLCYKKSRGLLSRVYESNETERWILECTRLFNSREGEKIDECSCSTDFLDCVTVSEDFVGNVDRFVDTMDIVSKGEFLRGEESELGADWVEFDWLKAKGYYSIEAFVANRLEMALRLAWLNSNNVKKRGVKLKEKVNAAGVAANVYWRKKGCVDWWRNLDAAMRRKVLTTIFGKAAKSLTLEVLKEVSAQKDETWLFSAGVDQSLRFNHSKPRQEMILGLLADAECGLVNASTSLSEKSTSITNTFNSLLVLQDISPMILFCRHNEYDIDTMFFSNLSSLSTITDCFLRKLRVLLMVVSLECTKLELFEEGNFKSSPCKSKDKPSACGRRKKGRNRSMKRQNSLPKSAVDEQLFDKPSKLLHLSQDLEGALADTEKAGSIESNNMPGIPDGKDICRGESSLATERVISHQEHGQGVITGKGRTTARKGRKEKSKNKNASSNNLVGVKDSKILVTETSFSITKQNEAAKNVACDNSSIQNVSKGNVNFGDIVTLNTSSCHSANKPGTEIIYTQSIEEDPVVVSNDPEYQQLSSVRIENQTKPSVEEAINSKEECNIMPHAMPDKELNSVLGNGGIKFQNSFHTSKTEVKSATLGVGTLDVGKERVLIQDQENGNLYDTASKSSLECPSYEWPSVPPVYFPTIRSHLPPATDRLHLEVGHNWHNHVRQPFVPTMHQARNSAIEGGCNQILSQSLTMSLDWPPMVRNVCGIAPSMACNYDSGFVSTRQSGFQHSFAPKNVLFNAKTTDDERKYSGDFTDLPELSSTQEPTDECDSHWISEEELELHAVSGLDYNQYFGGGVMYWNTSDFPGTGFSRPPSLSSDDSSWAWHEADIKRAVDDMVAFPSSYSTNGLTSPTAASFCSPFDPLGSGHKAFGYVVPGNEVPGKVLHPSSTTTDVATEEEAPVSLASLRGDVDGKTGDSLPYSMLRPIIVPNMSRERSRSDIKRSPCVPPTRREQPRIKRPPSPVVLCVPQAPRPPPPSPVSDSRKNRGFPTVRSGSSSPRNWGVRGWYHDGTMSEEACVRMDGSEVVWPSWRNKNLSAHPMIQPLPGSLLQDHLIAISQLTRDQEHPDVAFPLLPLELQNCPTRKASVSLMHSLLHDEIDSFCKQVAAKNTTRKHFINKAVKWVTRSLQVLWPRSRTNIFGSNATGLSLPTSDVDLVVCLPPVRNLEPIKEAGILEGRNGIKETCLQHAARYLANQEWVKNDSLKTVENTAIPIIMLVVEVPPDQNTSAAANVQSPKEEPADTTVKHVDHVHSDVIGLEDSSSPKCSHLNYDSTKAVTSVRLDISFKSPSHTGLQTTELVKELTEQFPASTPLALILKQFLADRSLDQSYSGGLSSYCLVLLIIRFLQHEHHLGRPINQNYGSLLMDFLYFFGNVFDPRQMRISVQGTGVYIKREIGYSIDPIHIDDPLFPTNNVGRNCFRIHQCIKAFSEAYSILENELACLPSNGDSCSRLPYKLLQKIIPSINLL, encoded by the exons ATGTCCGCACCAAACCCTAATTTAACTCACAAGTCAGTTGCCAAATCGTTCACAAACTCTCTTAAGGCCGATAATCAGCTTATTGATTCCCTCACATCTCACATCTCTCTATATCACTCACATTCACTTTCACCAAACACTAACCCTAACCCTCACCCGCGATCTTCAATTCTTAAATGGTTTTCATCGCTCACCGTCCATCAACGTCTGGCGCACCTGACAATCGTTGATTCGAAATTCACTCAGCTCCTCATTCAAATGATTGGGAAAGTGCGTACAAAGGGCCACGGCTTCTTCATCATCCTGCCGGACTTACCTTCCCGTGTTCCGCCTTATTTGCCTGGTCTCTGTTATAAGAAGTCACGTGGACTTTTAAGTAGGGTATACGAATCAAACGAGACAGAGCGATGGATTTTGGAGTGCACTCGGTTGTTTAACTCGCGAGAAGGTGAAAAAATAGATGAGTGTTCTTGTTCTACTGATTTTCTTGATTGCGTTACGGTAAGTGAAGACTTTGTTGGAAATGTGGATCGGTTTGTTGATACAATGGATATAGTATCCAAGGGGGAGTTTCTGAGAGGTGAAGAGAGTGAATTGGGGGCGGATTGGGtggaatttgattggttaaaagcGAAGGGTTATTATAGCATTGAAGCGTTTGTAGCAAATAGGTTGGAAATGGCTCTGAGACTGGCATGGCTGAATAGTAATAATGTGAAGAAAAGAGGGGTGAAGTTGAAAGAGAAAGTAAATGCTGCAGGTGTGGCGGCAAATGTTTATTGGAGGAAGAAAGGGTGTGTGGACTGGTGGAGGAATTTGGATGCTGCGATGAGAAGGAAGGTCTTGACCACAATTTTTGGAAAAGCAGCAAAATCCCTG ACTCTTGAGGTTCTAAAGGAGGTCAGTGCCCAAAAGGATGAAACGTGGCTCTTCAGTGCTGGAGTGGATCAATCATTGAGGTTCAACCATAGCAAACCACGGCAAGAAATGATACTGGGACTCTTAGCTGATGCCGAATGTGGCTTAGTCAATGCATCAACTTCTCTTTCTGAGAAATCTACTTCCATAACTAATACATTTAATAGTTTGCTTGTGCTTCAGGATATCAGTCCTATGATATTGTTTTGTCGGCATAATGAATATGATATAGACACTATGTTTTTTAGCAATCTCAGTTCTCTAAGTACTATAACTGATTGTTTTCTACGAAAACTGAGAGTTCTCCTTATGGTTGTTTCACTTGAATGCACAAAGCTAGAGCTTTTTGAAGAAGGAAATTTCAAGTCATCACCTTGTAAATCTAAGGATAAACCCAGTGCTTGTGGCCGTAGAAAGAAGGGGAGGAACCGGAGTATGAAGAGGCAGAATTCTTTGCCAAAGTCAGCTGTGGATGAGCAGTTGTTTGATAAACCATCTAAG TTGCTTCATTTATCTCAGGATCTTGAAGGTGCTTTGGCTGATACAGAGAAAGCTGGTTCAATTGAGTCCAATAATATGCCTGGTATACCTGATGGGAAAGATATCTGCAGAGGAGAATCATCTTTAGCTACAGAAAGGGTCATCAGTCACCAGGAACATGGCCAAGGAGTGATTACTGGTAAAGGACGAACTACTGCAAGGAAGGGTAGgaaagagaaaagtaaaaacaaaaatgctAGTTCTAACAATCTAGTTGGAGTGAAAGATTCTAAAATATTAGTGACAGAAACCTCCTTCTCAATTACTAAACAAAATGAGGCAGCAAAGAATGTGGCATGTGATAATTCATCCATCCAGAATGTCTCAAAGGGTAATGTAAATTTTGGTGACATAGTGACCTTAAATACAAGTTCTTGCCATTCTGCTAATAAGCCTGGTAcagaaattatttatactcagaGCATAGAAGAAGATCCTGTGGTTGTTTCTAACGATCCAGAATATCAGCAGTTATCAAGTGTTAGGatagaaaatcaaactaaacctTCTGTAGAAGAAGCTATAAACTCTAAGGAAGAATGTAATATAATGCCTCATGCTATGCCTGATAAGGAGCTTAATAGTGTTCTAGGCAATGGAGgcattaaatttcaaaattcctTTCATACAAGTAAAACTGAGGTAAAATCAGCTACACTTGGAGTTGGTACTCTTGATGTGGGGAAGGAACGTGTCTTGATTCAGGATCAAGAAAATGGAAATTTATATGATACtgcttcaaaaagctctttagAATGTCCTTCTTATGAGTGGCCTAGTGTTCCACCTGTTTATTTTCCTACTATTAGGTCACATCTCCCACCTGCCACTGATAGATTGCATCTAGAAGTTGGTCACAATTGGCATAACCATGTGCGTCAACCTTTTGTACCCACAATGCATCAGGCTAGAAATTCCGCCATTGAAGGTGGATGCAACCAAATTTTGTCACAGTCTTTGACAATGAGTTTAGATTGGCCTCCGATGGTAAGAAATGTTTGTGGAATTGCACCTTCAATGGCCTGTAATTATGATTCCGGATTTGTCTCCACACGACAGTCTGGCTTTCAGCATAGTTTTGCTCCTAAGAATGTGCTGTTTAATGCAAAGACCACTGATGATGAAAGAAAGTATTCTGGGGATTTCACAGACTTGCCTGAGCTTTCATCCACACAGGAACCAACAGATGAATGTGACAGTCACTGGATATCTGAGGAAGAACTTGAGTTGCATGCAGTTTCTGGGTTAGATTATAATCAGTACTTTGGTGGCGGTGTCATGTATTGGAATACTTCTGATTTTCCGGGGACAGGTTTCTCTCGGCCTCCTTCACTAAGTTCTGATGATAGCTCATGGGCTTGGCATGAAGCTGACATTAAAAGGGCAGTTGATGACATGGTTGCCTTCCCTTCTTCTTATAGTACGAATGGTTTGACTTCACCAACTGCTGCTTCATTTTGCTCTCCTTTTGATCCTTTGGGCTCTGGTCATAAGGCATTTGGTTATGTTGTCCCGGGAAATGAAGTACCTGGAAAGGTGCTTCATCCATCATCAACAACTACAGATGTGGCAACCGAGGAGGAAGCTCCTGTGTCTTTGGCCAGTTTACGCGGTGATGTTGATGGGAAGACTGGAGATTCACTTCCTTACTCCATGTTGCGACCTATTATTGTTCCAAATATGTCGAGGGAAAGATCAAGATCTGATATTAAGCGAAGCCCTTGTGTACCTCCCACTAGGCGGGAGCAACCTCGGATAAAAAGGCCACCATCACCTGTAGTGCTTTGTGTCCCTCAGGCTCCACGCCCACCTCCACCCTCTCCTGTGAGTGACTCCAGGAAAAATAGGGGTTTTCCAACTGTTAGATCTGGCAGTTCTAGCCCAAGAAATTGGGGTGTGAGAGGTTGGTACCATGACGGAACTATGTCGGAGGAAGCGTGTGTACGTATGGATGGTTCTGAAGTTGTTTGGCCTTCATGGAGAAATAAAAACCTTTCAGCCCATCCAATGATTCAACCTCTTCCTGGTTCATTGTTGCAAGATCATTTGATTGCTATTTCCCAGCTTACTCGGGATCAAGAACAT CCGGATGTAGCATTTCCATTGCTGCCACTGGAGTTACAAAACTGTCCTACTAGAAAGGCATCAGTCTCTTTGATGCACAGCCTTCTTCACGATGAGATTGATTCCTTCTGCAAGCAG GTTGCTGCTAAGAATACCACTCGTAAGCATTTCATTAATAAGGCTGTCAAGTGGGTTACTCGGTCTCTCCAGGTCCTGTGGCCGAGGTCAAGGACAAatatttttggttcaaatgcAACTGGTTTGTCCCTTCCCACCAGTGATGTGGACCTTGTGGTTTGTCTCCCTCCAGTGAGGAACTTG GAACCTATCAAAGAAGCTGGGATTTTGGAAGGTCGTAATGGTATTAAAGAAACTTGCCTTCAG CACGCAGCCAGGTATCTTGCGAATCAGGAGTGGGTGAAAAATGATTCTTTGAAGACTGTTGAAAATACAGCT ATACCTATTATTATGCTTGTGGTTGAAGTTCCACCTGATCAGAATACTTCTGCTGCTGCTAATGTACAATCACCAAAAGAGGAGCCCGCTGATACAACTGTGAAACATGTTGATCATGTTCACTCTGATGTGATTGGCTTAGAAGACTCTTCCTCACCAAAGTGCTCACATTTAAATTATGATAGTACAAAAGCTGTGACATCTGTTCGTCTTGACATTAGTTTTAAGTCCCCATCACATACTGGACTCCAAACTACTGAACTG GTGAAAGAACTGACAGAGCAATTTCCGGCTTCAACGCCCCTGGCTCTGATACTAAAACAATTCTTGGCAGATCGTAGCCTGGACCAATCCTACTCTGGTGGCTTAAGTTCCTATTGCCTG GTTTTACTAATTATACGTTTTCTACAACATGAGCATCATCTTGGCCGGCCTATTAATCAG AATTATGGAAGCCTTTTGATGGATTTTCTTTACTTCTTTGG GAATGTGTTTGATCCTCGCCAAATGCGTATTTCAGTGCAAGGAACTGgagtatatataaaaagagaaataggTTATAG CATCGATCCAATACACATTGATGATCCTCTTTTTCCAACAAATAATGTGGGGAGAAATTGCTTTCGAATACATCAGTGTATTAAG GCATTTTCAGAAGCTTATTCAATCTTAGAGAATGAGCTTGCATGCCTGCCTTCTAATGGTGATTCATGTTCAAGGCTGCCATACAAATTACTACAAAAGATCATCCCCAGTATCAATTTATTGTAG
- the LOC123215520 gene encoding uncharacterized protein LOC123215520 isoform X1, with protein MSAPNPNLTHKSVAKSFTNSLKADNQLIDSLTSHISLYHSHSLSPNTNPNPHPRSSILKWFSSLTVHQRLAHLTIVDSKFTQLLIQMIGKVRTKGHGFFIILPDLPSRVPPYLPGLCYKKSRGLLSRVYESNETERWILECTRLFNSREGEKIDECSCSTDFLDCVTVSEDFVGNVDRFVDTMDIVSKGEFLRGEESELGADWVEFDWLKAKGYYSIEAFVANRLEMALRLAWLNSNNVKKRGVKLKEKVNAAGVAANVYWRKKGCVDWWRNLDAAMRRKVLTTIFGKAAKSLTLEVLKEVSAQKDETWLFSAGVDQSLRFNHSKPRQEMILGLLADAECGLVNASTSLSEKSTSITNTFNSLLVLQDISPMILFCRHNEYDIDTMFFSNLSSLSTITDCFLRKLRVLLMVVSLECTKLELFEEGNFKSSPCKSKDKPSACGRRKKGRNRSMKRQNSLPKSAVDEQLFDKPSKLLHLSQDLEGALADTEKAGSIESNNMPGIPDGKDICRGESSLATERVISHQEHGQGVITGKGRTTARKGRKEKSKNKNASSNNLVGVKDSKILVTETSFSITKQNEAAKNVACDNSSIQNVSKGNVNFGDIVTLNTSSCHSANKPGTEIIYTQSIEEDPVVVSNDPEYQQLSSVRIENQTKPSVEEAINSKEECNIMPHAMPDKELNSVLGNGGIKFQNSFHTSKTEVKSATLGVGTLDVGKERVLIQDQENGNLYDTASKSSLECPSYEWPSVPPVYFPTIRSHLPPATDRLHLEVGHNWHNHVRQPFVPTMHQARNSAIEGGCNQILSQSLTMSLDWPPMVRNVCGIAPSMACNYDSGFVSTRQSGFQHSFAPKNVLFNAKTTDDERKYSGDFTDLPELSSTQEPTDECDSHWISEEELELHAVSGLDYNQYFGGGVMYWNTSDFPGTGFSRPPSLSSDDSSWAWHEADIKRAVDDMVAFPSSYSTNGLTSPTAASFCSPFDPLGSGHKAFGYVVPGNEVPGKVLHPSSTTTDVATEEEAPVSLASLRGDVDGKTGDSLPYSMLRPIIVPNMSRERSRSDIKRSPCVPPTRREQPRIKRPPSPVVLCVPQAPRPPPPSPVSDSRKNRGFPTVRSGSSSPRNWGVRGWYHDGTMSEEACVRMDGSEVVWPSWRNKNLSAHPMIQPLPGSLLQDHLIAISQLTRDQEHPDVAFPLLPLELQNCPTRKASVSLMHSLLHDEIDSFCKQVAAKNTTRKHFINKAVKWVTRSLQVLWPRSRTNIFGSNATGLSLPTSDVDLVVCLPPVRNLEPIKEAGILEGRNGIKETCLQHAARYLANQEWVKNDSLKTVENTAIPIIMLVVEVPPDQNTSAAANVQSPKEEPADTTVKHVDHVHSDVIGLEDSSSPKCSHLNYDSTKAVTSVRLDISFKSPSHTGLQTTELVKELTEQFPASTPLALILKQFLADRSLDQSYSGGLSSYCLVLLIIRFLQHEHHLGRPINQNYGSLLMDFLYFFGCQLYRNVFDPRQMRISVQGTGVYIKREIGYSIDPIHIDDPLFPTNNVGRNCFRIHQCIKAFSEAYSILENELACLPSNGDSCSRLPYKLLQKIIPSINLL; from the exons ATGTCCGCACCAAACCCTAATTTAACTCACAAGTCAGTTGCCAAATCGTTCACAAACTCTCTTAAGGCCGATAATCAGCTTATTGATTCCCTCACATCTCACATCTCTCTATATCACTCACATTCACTTTCACCAAACACTAACCCTAACCCTCACCCGCGATCTTCAATTCTTAAATGGTTTTCATCGCTCACCGTCCATCAACGTCTGGCGCACCTGACAATCGTTGATTCGAAATTCACTCAGCTCCTCATTCAAATGATTGGGAAAGTGCGTACAAAGGGCCACGGCTTCTTCATCATCCTGCCGGACTTACCTTCCCGTGTTCCGCCTTATTTGCCTGGTCTCTGTTATAAGAAGTCACGTGGACTTTTAAGTAGGGTATACGAATCAAACGAGACAGAGCGATGGATTTTGGAGTGCACTCGGTTGTTTAACTCGCGAGAAGGTGAAAAAATAGATGAGTGTTCTTGTTCTACTGATTTTCTTGATTGCGTTACGGTAAGTGAAGACTTTGTTGGAAATGTGGATCGGTTTGTTGATACAATGGATATAGTATCCAAGGGGGAGTTTCTGAGAGGTGAAGAGAGTGAATTGGGGGCGGATTGGGtggaatttgattggttaaaagcGAAGGGTTATTATAGCATTGAAGCGTTTGTAGCAAATAGGTTGGAAATGGCTCTGAGACTGGCATGGCTGAATAGTAATAATGTGAAGAAAAGAGGGGTGAAGTTGAAAGAGAAAGTAAATGCTGCAGGTGTGGCGGCAAATGTTTATTGGAGGAAGAAAGGGTGTGTGGACTGGTGGAGGAATTTGGATGCTGCGATGAGAAGGAAGGTCTTGACCACAATTTTTGGAAAAGCAGCAAAATCCCTG ACTCTTGAGGTTCTAAAGGAGGTCAGTGCCCAAAAGGATGAAACGTGGCTCTTCAGTGCTGGAGTGGATCAATCATTGAGGTTCAACCATAGCAAACCACGGCAAGAAATGATACTGGGACTCTTAGCTGATGCCGAATGTGGCTTAGTCAATGCATCAACTTCTCTTTCTGAGAAATCTACTTCCATAACTAATACATTTAATAGTTTGCTTGTGCTTCAGGATATCAGTCCTATGATATTGTTTTGTCGGCATAATGAATATGATATAGACACTATGTTTTTTAGCAATCTCAGTTCTCTAAGTACTATAACTGATTGTTTTCTACGAAAACTGAGAGTTCTCCTTATGGTTGTTTCACTTGAATGCACAAAGCTAGAGCTTTTTGAAGAAGGAAATTTCAAGTCATCACCTTGTAAATCTAAGGATAAACCCAGTGCTTGTGGCCGTAGAAAGAAGGGGAGGAACCGGAGTATGAAGAGGCAGAATTCTTTGCCAAAGTCAGCTGTGGATGAGCAGTTGTTTGATAAACCATCTAAG TTGCTTCATTTATCTCAGGATCTTGAAGGTGCTTTGGCTGATACAGAGAAAGCTGGTTCAATTGAGTCCAATAATATGCCTGGTATACCTGATGGGAAAGATATCTGCAGAGGAGAATCATCTTTAGCTACAGAAAGGGTCATCAGTCACCAGGAACATGGCCAAGGAGTGATTACTGGTAAAGGACGAACTACTGCAAGGAAGGGTAGgaaagagaaaagtaaaaacaaaaatgctAGTTCTAACAATCTAGTTGGAGTGAAAGATTCTAAAATATTAGTGACAGAAACCTCCTTCTCAATTACTAAACAAAATGAGGCAGCAAAGAATGTGGCATGTGATAATTCATCCATCCAGAATGTCTCAAAGGGTAATGTAAATTTTGGTGACATAGTGACCTTAAATACAAGTTCTTGCCATTCTGCTAATAAGCCTGGTAcagaaattatttatactcagaGCATAGAAGAAGATCCTGTGGTTGTTTCTAACGATCCAGAATATCAGCAGTTATCAAGTGTTAGGatagaaaatcaaactaaacctTCTGTAGAAGAAGCTATAAACTCTAAGGAAGAATGTAATATAATGCCTCATGCTATGCCTGATAAGGAGCTTAATAGTGTTCTAGGCAATGGAGgcattaaatttcaaaattcctTTCATACAAGTAAAACTGAGGTAAAATCAGCTACACTTGGAGTTGGTACTCTTGATGTGGGGAAGGAACGTGTCTTGATTCAGGATCAAGAAAATGGAAATTTATATGATACtgcttcaaaaagctctttagAATGTCCTTCTTATGAGTGGCCTAGTGTTCCACCTGTTTATTTTCCTACTATTAGGTCACATCTCCCACCTGCCACTGATAGATTGCATCTAGAAGTTGGTCACAATTGGCATAACCATGTGCGTCAACCTTTTGTACCCACAATGCATCAGGCTAGAAATTCCGCCATTGAAGGTGGATGCAACCAAATTTTGTCACAGTCTTTGACAATGAGTTTAGATTGGCCTCCGATGGTAAGAAATGTTTGTGGAATTGCACCTTCAATGGCCTGTAATTATGATTCCGGATTTGTCTCCACACGACAGTCTGGCTTTCAGCATAGTTTTGCTCCTAAGAATGTGCTGTTTAATGCAAAGACCACTGATGATGAAAGAAAGTATTCTGGGGATTTCACAGACTTGCCTGAGCTTTCATCCACACAGGAACCAACAGATGAATGTGACAGTCACTGGATATCTGAGGAAGAACTTGAGTTGCATGCAGTTTCTGGGTTAGATTATAATCAGTACTTTGGTGGCGGTGTCATGTATTGGAATACTTCTGATTTTCCGGGGACAGGTTTCTCTCGGCCTCCTTCACTAAGTTCTGATGATAGCTCATGGGCTTGGCATGAAGCTGACATTAAAAGGGCAGTTGATGACATGGTTGCCTTCCCTTCTTCTTATAGTACGAATGGTTTGACTTCACCAACTGCTGCTTCATTTTGCTCTCCTTTTGATCCTTTGGGCTCTGGTCATAAGGCATTTGGTTATGTTGTCCCGGGAAATGAAGTACCTGGAAAGGTGCTTCATCCATCATCAACAACTACAGATGTGGCAACCGAGGAGGAAGCTCCTGTGTCTTTGGCCAGTTTACGCGGTGATGTTGATGGGAAGACTGGAGATTCACTTCCTTACTCCATGTTGCGACCTATTATTGTTCCAAATATGTCGAGGGAAAGATCAAGATCTGATATTAAGCGAAGCCCTTGTGTACCTCCCACTAGGCGGGAGCAACCTCGGATAAAAAGGCCACCATCACCTGTAGTGCTTTGTGTCCCTCAGGCTCCACGCCCACCTCCACCCTCTCCTGTGAGTGACTCCAGGAAAAATAGGGGTTTTCCAACTGTTAGATCTGGCAGTTCTAGCCCAAGAAATTGGGGTGTGAGAGGTTGGTACCATGACGGAACTATGTCGGAGGAAGCGTGTGTACGTATGGATGGTTCTGAAGTTGTTTGGCCTTCATGGAGAAATAAAAACCTTTCAGCCCATCCAATGATTCAACCTCTTCCTGGTTCATTGTTGCAAGATCATTTGATTGCTATTTCCCAGCTTACTCGGGATCAAGAACAT CCGGATGTAGCATTTCCATTGCTGCCACTGGAGTTACAAAACTGTCCTACTAGAAAGGCATCAGTCTCTTTGATGCACAGCCTTCTTCACGATGAGATTGATTCCTTCTGCAAGCAG GTTGCTGCTAAGAATACCACTCGTAAGCATTTCATTAATAAGGCTGTCAAGTGGGTTACTCGGTCTCTCCAGGTCCTGTGGCCGAGGTCAAGGACAAatatttttggttcaaatgcAACTGGTTTGTCCCTTCCCACCAGTGATGTGGACCTTGTGGTTTGTCTCCCTCCAGTGAGGAACTTG GAACCTATCAAAGAAGCTGGGATTTTGGAAGGTCGTAATGGTATTAAAGAAACTTGCCTTCAG CACGCAGCCAGGTATCTTGCGAATCAGGAGTGGGTGAAAAATGATTCTTTGAAGACTGTTGAAAATACAGCT ATACCTATTATTATGCTTGTGGTTGAAGTTCCACCTGATCAGAATACTTCTGCTGCTGCTAATGTACAATCACCAAAAGAGGAGCCCGCTGATACAACTGTGAAACATGTTGATCATGTTCACTCTGATGTGATTGGCTTAGAAGACTCTTCCTCACCAAAGTGCTCACATTTAAATTATGATAGTACAAAAGCTGTGACATCTGTTCGTCTTGACATTAGTTTTAAGTCCCCATCACATACTGGACTCCAAACTACTGAACTG GTGAAAGAACTGACAGAGCAATTTCCGGCTTCAACGCCCCTGGCTCTGATACTAAAACAATTCTTGGCAGATCGTAGCCTGGACCAATCCTACTCTGGTGGCTTAAGTTCCTATTGCCTG GTTTTACTAATTATACGTTTTCTACAACATGAGCATCATCTTGGCCGGCCTATTAATCAG AATTATGGAAGCCTTTTGATGGATTTTCTTTACTTCTTTGG TTGTCAATTGTACAGGAATGTGTTTGATCCTCGCCAAATGCGTATTTCAGTGCAAGGAACTGgagtatatataaaaagagaaataggTTATAG CATCGATCCAATACACATTGATGATCCTCTTTTTCCAACAAATAATGTGGGGAGAAATTGCTTTCGAATACATCAGTGTATTAAG GCATTTTCAGAAGCTTATTCAATCTTAGAGAATGAGCTTGCATGCCTGCCTTCTAATGGTGATTCATGTTCAAGGCTGCCATACAAATTACTACAAAAGATCATCCCCAGTATCAATTTATTGTAG